The following nucleotide sequence is from Takifugu flavidus isolate HTHZ2018 chromosome 4, ASM371156v2, whole genome shotgun sequence.
TGGGATGACAGGGAGGCATGACGCCGACATCTCTCTGGGGGCTACCTCCCTCACCCTGCGTCCTCTGAGCTCCGGAGGCTCAGAGCACAGCGTAGCCTGAGGCTGAATCAAACGCACCGTCCGAGGCGTCGGAGGGTTCGTCCGCGAATCTTCTCTGCGGAGGTGAGAGACCTCGTCGGGAGCCCAACGGAACAGGCAGTCGCATCGCAGTGGGTTGGAGTGTAAGCTCACCTCCTGGAGGCTTGGCAGGGTGAGCATGGTGTGCTGGTGCAGAGCGATCAGTGAGTTGGAGTTGAGCATCAGACTCTCCAGCCTACTCAGCTGCAGGAAAGCCTCTGGGTGTATGTAGGACAAGCGTGGGTTGTTCGTGATCTCCAGCTTGGTGAGCTCTGGGAGGTTGTCCAGGGCAGCCCTCTCAATCGACACCAGCTCCTCCATGTTGTTCAGACCGAGCTCTTTGAGATGGATCATGTCTTGGAAGTCTCCGGTCTTGATTAGTTTGATGCGGTTCTTGTTAAGGTCGAGAAACTTTAGTCCCGAAACCGTCCTGAGGGCCTGAGTGGGAACTGTCGTTAGAAGGTTCTCGTAGAAGGACAGACTCTCTAAACTTTCCAACCCATCCAGCGCGTTTTCTGCCAAGCTTCTTAGACCCATACCACCGAGGACAAGGCTCCGGAGGGATTTAAGAGTGGAGAAGCCTCGCTCTGGTAGGACCTCTACGGGGTTTCCTCCCAGCATGAGAACCTCTAAGTGAGGCAATGCCCTGAACCATTGAGGGTCAACCGTGGAGAGTCTGTTGTTGTTGATATGCAGGCGCAGCAGAGAGTCGAGACCCATGAACGCTCCGGGTGCTATTGAGCGTAAATTATTGTGGTTGAGAAACAGTTCCTGCAAATTCGGCAGCGAGGAGAAGGAGGCGTCGGGGAGGTGACTGAGATGattctcctccaggtggagggagagcagagcaggtAAGGAGCAATTCTGGGTTACTGATCTGGCGTGGCTGAAGCGGTTCTGGGAAAGGTCGAGGTCGGTGAGGTTGGGGAGCCCATGCAGGACCGTGGCGTCGAGCTCGGACAGCAGGTTGCTCTGCAGgcggagggtgtgtgtggttaCGGGTATAGGTGACGGGAGCCGGCTCAGCAGCAGGTCGTTGCAGTCCACAGTGGGGGCTTCATGGTAGACGGAGTCAAAGGAGAACCACGGTTTGATCTGACACACGCACCGTGACGGGCAGAGCACAGGCCACGGCAGCGAATGAGGCAGCGAGCGCACCACAgctggtacacacacacccacaaagagacacaggagacagtGTGAAAACATGAATGCTGGCCTCATAATCCTCGGCGGCGGCGATCAAGGTCAGAATGTGTCTGTTAGAAAGGCGCGGGATGAATcatccagagtgtgtgtgctctgGTAACACTTTCAAGGTGTGTGTGCGGGCAGTAAACGGTTGTGCAGCCGGATCGGTCTCATCCTTCAGTGGTCGCGTTTCTGACAAATGCTTCTGATGTAAAGAACAGACTGAGTTTCCCTCCTGGTCAAAGATTCGGCGGGCGGCGAGGGCGACCTTCTCAGCTCGTCCTGGTCACGGGTGCGGGACTCGTGGGTCGCAGCATGGCAGCTCACTGTTTTCCTCactgagagaagagagaggaaaaatgaatAGAATATAGAAAAAATGTGATAACTGAaggaaaagtggggaaaaaaagaagattcaGTTGTAGAAATGTGACTACTTTGATGTTATCTGTTCTTTCAGCCCAGAGAAGAATACGCGAGGAGTGATGAAATCATGAAGCTCCTAAATATTTCATGCCCGTGCTTCTCATTCAGCGCGTGTCGAAGTGTTCTGCTCCGTTCCCTGTTGGTCTTTTACACCATTAGTCCTGAAAGTGCTCACCGTCCTCTTCACCCTTTGTCTGGTCATTTTGCCATTTATCCATTCGCTCTGTCAACATTCAGGCACCACTTTTGTCTCGCGTGCCCACGAATccctgacaaaaataaaagacgtTTGCTCACGTTCTGGATGTAATAACTTTTCCGAGTTTTACAGCTGAACTGAGACGTTATATATAAATTAAATTCAGCCCTGGAACTGACAGAGTTACATGCAACAGTTTTCTCGCACACGGGAAAGAATAAAACAATTTGTTGGATCCGAGTTCTATTATGTGACACTGGTATTTGCTCACAAGCAGTGCCAGGCTTACTGCacagttgccatggaaacaaatCTCCCAGACTTACTCGGTCCTCAATGTTTTGAGGTTTGCTTAGGAATCGAGTTTTGGGTCCAAATGAATGATGATGCGATATCGAACGAGGGGGAACAAAAACCTGTGGCCTCTGAAGCATCTGTGGCAGCTCGAACATCCCATAACGGCAGCTCCCTTTTCTGCAGAAGTGCCAGACGTCACTCGCACACTCCTTCCACATATGCAGCTATAGAAGAATTTTGCCTTTGTGTGGAGCCAAGATGGCCCAGTCTtttcaaacaggaagaaaagacCGTGCAGATATTTGCACTCAGACACCTATAGATAATTTAGACGAGCTGTATGTTGTCTGTATGTTGGTGTTTGTCTCTGTGCCAATGATTCTTGGAGTTCATGAAAAGTGATTGTGATTTCTGCTTTAATACACGAACCTCAACAGAGACTTTTGATCTAGATTCCTAGAATTTTAGTTTACTGCGCAGAATCGCTCAGAGAACTGGGAGGAAACATCATGACCGGTGTTATTCTGCACAAATGCCTTAAACTGAAGAGGATAAACTGCATTTCTACCAGCTGTTGATGTCTGATGCGAGCTCATCTCACCATAAAACTCCGGCTTTATCAGCTTGTTTTtaacctcttcctccttcacagCAGCACTCGACTCATCTCGGCTCCAAACTTCTCCAACTTCTGATCCTGAGATGTTCTGAAGCTGACGTCTGAAGCAGTTCCAGATTGCTCAGACACCAGGCAGCGTAATTATACAGCATTGATTAGCTTTGCTTTGGCTTTCTTGACGGTTTGTCGATGATGCGAGCGTCTCACTTCATTCCCGATTAATGCTGCCTAATTAGAGGCTTAAGAACCAGAAACAAGCGTCGGCTCTCTCGTCTCCTTTTTACGAACTGACGTTTTCTCTTTTACTGTAGGACTGATGACACTGCTAATTCTCCTTTGTTTCGAGCGTTTGTCAGGATTTAAGAAATCACGTGTGGAACAAGAATCACCACGAAAGACGTCAGATAAAAGGCAGAACTCTGAAGGTTTGCAGCCCTTTAACTATccaggaaagagaggagacatTTTAGGATGAGGATGTGGAGGATGAAacgatggagagagagagggagaggagggatggaagaggagTACATGTGTTACTGACATGGTCCATTTCAtaaggtgtgtttttgttgcaacagggtgggggtggaggggggggggcagaggagagcTGAGTGATATAGATCCACATAACATAAATGATTTAACTGCAGCATGCAGATATGCAGGAACAGAACAGATGCGGACGCGTGTGTGCACAAGTAACGGCATGTTTGCCCAGAAACAAAACCTCATCAACATGTCCAGGGTTTTCTCACCacaactggatcagctgctACATCCTTcgctcccctctcctcctcctcctcgtctgccTGTGCCGCCGTTCTCCTTCTCCTGGTCCTTCAGTGATGGGATGTCTGCTTGCCAGTGGAGCTCTTGACATTCCTGAAATATCGCTTCACTGGCGctctcctctctgtgagctgaaGAGAAAATCTGCACataccgtctctctctctctctctctctctcttctcatctccCTCCTTCCAGCTAAAATGGAGATGAGGTGTGCTCTGCAGTGGAGCTTCTGtccctctcatctctcctcctcacccactGACGCGCCTCACAAAGGAAAATCACTTACATCGGTGACAGCGTGCCACTTTTCCAGATCATAAACTCTCTTTGGCTTGAGCTGCATTTTATCTTTGCGCCTTTTTCCTGTGGATCAGAAACCTGCTTATACTGTCAGGTCATTGTAGGATGCAAAAGGAAGCACGCTGGGTGTGAAATAGTACCAGAAAAATCAGGATGTGCCCGAGTTTGAAAAGGATTAGAGCCAGAATGCTTAAGGCTGTGGTGCAGTCAGGAGTTTAAAGAGTacaatgacttttttttatgtttaatcAAATATTAAAACAGCTTGAAAACAAAGACACGTAACTGTTTGTCTAACTTGCTTTTCTTCCAGGAATGGGATGTTCGGGATGTCTTTTATATtaataaaagagaaataagGCCTCTTATTACCTAATGGAGACCCTTCTCACAATCCAGCATAATAAACCTTTCAACatgatttcatttaaaattacAACTAAAGCATTAAAATAACACGTGCAATGTTGCTCTGATCAGCCTTCATATGCGGAACGGCTGCAGATGTTTCTccgagcagaaaaaaaaacccctaaaGAATTAATCTAGCACTAGACAGAAATGCTTGTCTTCGCTTCCCTGCTGACCAACGAACCGAAAAGAGGAATTTAAAGGAACTTAATTAATAAAGGAGACACTCTGCTAATGGTGATGCTGGTACTCCTGCAGTGAAGCAGCAGCGTGCATGAGTCACGAACCTGAGTTGAGTAAATGTCCATTAATCTTAAACCAAAGCCCAGAATAAAACAAGTGCAGTCAGAACTGTTGGTTAGCGGCTCCTTAAATCAGTGTTTGCTGAAAGTCCCACTTCTTTCTGATCTTTTCACATGAGGACGTGTGTTTAACAGCTTTTCCCATCAAAGAGCCAGTGTTGGtaattaaaaaggaagaaatgctAAGTCATCTCAAAGAAACAAAGTGTCCTGTTGGGATTTGCTGTGAAATGATTGGAGTTTCGTGCGCCATAGCAACCGCGTCAGTTGGCGAATCCTCAGAATTTTGCAGCATGTTTGATGAGCTCTGTGATCTACGAAAGTGGTGTAATTCAGCCCAGGCTGTGCAGTCTGCTCTCACTAAATATTTCCAGCCTTGTTTGCAGATTTAAGCCTCGTACAGCCCAACGGTGCTGTGACACGGGGACGGTGGGACTCTGCTCTCTGATGCAGCAGTAAGCTGATGCAGGCAGTGGAATAAACTGGTCGGACTGGGTCTCCCCTGCTGGCCATTTATCCAGAGTCAAACATGAGAGAATCAAAGTGCGGACGCGTTCATGTTGGAGGCTTCTCGCTCCAttttcctgcctgctgctgccttttttGTGCTTCCAATTCCAGTTTCTCTGTCTTTTGCCTCCAGCTCATCTGTTTGTGGCGCATATTTCTGCCAGTTTAGCAGCGTTTTCACTGACTTTTCTCTTGTTAACTTCTGTCAGTTTGGCCACCCTGTTAACTCTCTACGCGTCCTCTGTACCCGGGAAACGCTGCTGTTCTTTTAAAGTTCTAGCGAGTTGCCTAATGGCTTTCCTCTTCATTTGCTATATTCATGTCCTCATTCGGGagccataatcatcatcatcatcatcacacacacacgcgtacatACACAGACTGACTGAAAGGCAGCAAGGATAAGTGGTAGCtcagtgaaagaaagaaagagaagaggtcaccatagcaacaccGGAGGTTGTCGCTTTTATTGGAGAAAGAAAATCAGCTCTGCCTATCTTTCATCTCTCCTCACTCGGTTCCCTTTCTGTCTcacctccctctttttctctctgttaaTATGGGCTTTCAGTGTCGGCTGCCTGGGAAGAGCAGAAGCTCAACCTTTGTTGGTacactgattgttttttttcaacatttatgATGGTTTAGAGAAAAGAAGATGATGTGTTTGAGTTTTAACAGTTTCGCTGCAGCAACACGGGCCGAATGAAAGTGCGTTTTCATCGATTTTGGTGTCAGTGTTAGAAAACCCCGAACCCACTCTGACACTCATCggaacaggagcagaaaagaTCCACGCGGCGCAACATCAACAGTGCGAGGTTCACCTATAGGACAAAgaacgcacacacagaaacacacagtcaCAGTGGCATAAACAGCAGAACAGTTGAATCATGTCGGGAGTGCAGTATGCTAATGCCTGCATAGTGTCCCTTCTCTGCTGCACCATTTGAATTCTGTTCACAGGTGGACTGCTCTTCAGCTGGCCAAGGGACTTCTCAAGGACAACCCTCCCACATCACAGCTAAATGTGTATGCGAGGGTATATGGTGCGagcgcacacacagaaatgtggccaagaataaaaaaaaatgactgaGAATTTGCTGCCATGGTGACAAGAACAGCAGTATGTAATCGCGGTGGGGCTGTTGAGCATCCTGTCGTTAGAGGGAGAGATGCggttgagggaggaggaggaggaagcggagggaAATAATCGCACTGTGTGGTGCTCACATCCTGCACAATAACCACGTtttgtttaaatttaatttgatttatttgagtgagggggtggggggtgggggggaatcCAAGGATCAGGCAACTCGCACAGTCTGTAAAGAAGCCACGCTTAATTGTACAACTTAATCACACCTGCTCCCCCGCAGCTGAACCACTGAAAATAGACATAAATGCATTGTAATTGCGTCACTTgtcggtgcagcagcagcagcagatgggtGCACTTTAATCATCGTCTCTATCTGGCACATGTTAAATCACTGCGTTTGCACGCACGCGTGTGTATGCATCAACAGGTCTATAGCACGGTCTTTAAAAATacctttgttttattgttttcagcaaaaaaaccttttaaacaGCAGGTTACGTCAGCAGAGGAAgtattatttaaaataagttGTTACGTCTTCTGAGCCACTGTTAGACTGAAAGAACTGTGTATGGGTTGTTGTCTCCCTCTGGTGGTTGAATCTGGAACTGCAGATAAGCGCTGCGCTGTAGATTAccttaattacattttcattcGGATCAAATATTCcctaaaaaacaaaatcaatctAAACAGATGTGATTGCGTATGCATTTTATGTTGAAAAATAACGAAATAATCTTTAAATAATCGCTCAACACAACATGGTCATCAAACGCTTCAGGGTATTCTGTATTCTCACCACTAGGCGGCGCCCAAGCTGACGCACTGGAAACTAAAATCCTGATTTTAGACACCAGTTTTTCACACAAGCACCAATCTTGATGACAATAATGCCACGAAAGACACAGTCTTAATACCACTGTCGAGGTATTAACTAGCAGTCCTTTTCTAGTGCAATGTCCATTTCCTTGATCTTACTtgctggttgttttttttaacatttgctcATTGTTTGTGgcctctgctcttcttctgctgcaacgTTCTGCTGAGTAACGTTCTCCTCGGTCAACATCTAGGTAGGGGTGCCATTTCTCGCTGGGAGAGCAAAGTGTTTTCAATCGCTGCAGAAAGAGCGGCAACGTTAGCGACACCAATGGATCCACCAGACATCAATAAAAGGCTCCATATGCTGTGACAGGCATCACACCCACCTTCCAGAAGGTTCCTTCCTCTCGTGTCAGCTTGTATGCAGCCACGGCGGGGATCCAGACGAGGACCACTGCCACCATACACCAGCCCAAAGCCAGGCCCCACGCTGGAAAGGGCACCGTTCCATAGGTGGGGGGCGCAGATTTTACTATGGACCAGAGCAGGATCACCTGGACAAAACCAAGGATGCAACATTTACCATATGCGATAGATATTAGGTACGATGCTATGCTATTTTCTTCCTTGCAGATTTTAGAAACTCAAATATAATGTAATCGACTATCTAATGATGGTAtttaaggtttttttaaaaaaaagaaactcgcCAACCTGATGTGAGGCTGCACTCACCACAATAATGACGGGACTGAAGAGATACCAGCACGCTTTCCACCACAACCAGAAGATATAGTTCCTGCTCCCAACCATCATCTCAACATCTTCTATAAAATGCTTCCCCCCTGCAGTGCAACAGGGAAACATggaaaaatggacaaaattCCCAGAGACAGAACAAAAGATTCCCCATTTTGCATCTCATCGGAAGCCTTAAGCACAGGTGAGTTAACCAAAGACGGTAAAGCACGCGCACGTTAGGACTGATTTCACAGAAAGACCAGCTTGTTGCATGTACCGTATATATAGATGAAGCCGATGACCTCTGCCAGAGCCAAGATGAGGAGCACCCAGTTGGAAGAAAATGTGTCTACTAGAGTTATCCAATATATTCCTGCCtatcacacagacacacagagtcATACTGTCAGTCATCATGTTGTGACTCAagagtcagacaggaagtgacgcaccTGTGTGGTGCACGGCAGCGCCAGCAGGAAGATTACAGCACAGACGGTGAAGGCGATGAAGTGACGTCTGGTTTTAGCCACTTCGGGGAAGGAATCACAAATGCAGgtgatgatcacttctacagagcagaagaggaagagtgagc
It contains:
- the lrrn2 gene encoding leucine-rich repeat neuronal protein 2 — protein: MRPAFMFSHCLLCLFVGVCVPAVVRSLPHSLPWPVLCPSRCVCQIKPWFSFDSVYHEAPTVDCNDLLLSRLPSPIPVTTHTLRLQSNLLSELDATVLHGLPNLTDLDLSQNRFSHARSVTQNCSLPALLSLHLEENHLSHLPDASFSSLPNLQELFLNHNNLRSIAPGAFMGLDSLLRLHINNNRLSTVDPQWFRALPHLEVLMLGGNPVEVLPERGFSTLKSLRSLVLGGMGLRSLAENALDGLESLESLSFYENLLTTVPTQALRTVSGLKFLDLNKNRIKLIKTGDFQDMIHLKELGLNNMEELVSIERAALDNLPELTKLEITNNPRLSYIHPEAFLQLSRLESLMLNSNSLIALHQHTMLTLPSLQEVSLHSNPLRCDCLFRWAPDEVSHLRREDSRTNPPTPRTVRLIQPQATLCSEPPELRGRRVREVAPREMSASCLPVIPPGYLPFYVKVREGGKLLLHCRALAEPQPNIYWVTPSGIRVGPTPAHASNDGPPPAPCRNLATLEGFDQTSTSRNTPDQTPCARSKQYQVMPEGTLEVNNITLSEAGLYTCIAENALGADTRSVTVGVHGRDRKGKRGVAAGTKKDPLLKVGARMEVREAGPHYAVLSWQSRNNLPSTRLSWQAMYSDSHKPTYMTRILAGTQSFNLTHLQAKTFYRVCLHLGTGEGSKRASRRSRETRKTECVSFRTKEAPDPPTSLHLSPELTSTAVTLLLLALILLLLATQGWDADPGERRRHSALLQGTTHPKSLILNQFSNESDKDQPKQSEKLLLHMDC